A window of Rhinatrema bivittatum chromosome 2, aRhiBiv1.1, whole genome shotgun sequence contains these coding sequences:
- the KLF6 gene encoding Krueppel-like factor 6 isoform X1 encodes MDVLPMCSIFQELQIVHDTGYFSALPSLEEYWQQTCLELERYLQSEPCYVSASEFKFDREEDIWTKIILACEKKEELDARIAFIPKEDNLSNQNLETNSLNSDVSSESSDSSEELSPTIKFTSEPISDVLPSSGNLSSSVTSTPPSSPELSKEPSPPPLWNGMPSELHSGKIRTGSVGKTVEKGSPASGEASPDGRRRIHRCDFNGCRKVYTKSSHLKAHQRTHTGEKPYRCSWEGCEWRFARSDELTRHFRKHTGAKPFKCTHCDRCFSRSDHLALHMKRHL; translated from the exons ATGGATGTTCTACCAATGTGCAGCATCTTCCAAGAGCTTCAGATTGTTCATGACACTGGTTACTTCTCCGCTTTGCCATCCCTTGAAGAATACTGGCAACag ACTTGCCTGGAGTTGGAACGATACCTCCAAAGCGAACCCTGTTACGTGTCAGCATCTGAATTTAAATTTGACAGAGAAGAGGATATCTGGACCAAAATTATTTTGGCTTGTGAGAAAAAGGAGGAATTGGATGCAAGAATTGCATTTATTCCAAAGGAGGACAATCTCAGCAACCAGAATTTAGAGACCAACAGCTTGAATTCTGATGTAAGCAGTGAGTCTTCGGATAGCTCTGAAGAACTTTCACCTACAATTAAGTTTACCTCAGAACCAATAAGTGATGTTTTGCCCAGTTCAGGAAATTTAAGTTCATCAGTCACTTCTACTCCGCCATCATCCCCAGAGCTGAGCAAGgagccttcccctcctcctctatgGAATGGTATGCCCAGCGAATTgcattcggggaaaattcgtacTGGTTCTGTTGGAAAGACTGTGGAAAAAGGTAGCCCAGCCAGCGGGGAGGCGTCACCTGATGGCAGGAGACGTATCCACAGGTGTGATTTCAATGGCTGTAGGAAAGTTTACACCAAAAGTTCACACCTGAAAGCACATCAACGCACTCATACAG GAGAAAAGCCTTACAGATGTTCATGGGAAGGGTGCGAGTGGCGTTTTGCAAGGAGTGACGAGTTGACCAGGCACTTCAGAAAGCACACTGGTGCCAAGCCTTTTAAGTGCACTCACTGTGACAG GTGTTTTTCCAGGTCCGACCACCTGGCCCTTCACATGAAGAGACACCTCTGA
- the KLF6 gene encoding Krueppel-like factor 6 isoform X2: protein MPVHLEMTFFESLTCLELERYLQSEPCYVSASEFKFDREEDIWTKIILACEKKEELDARIAFIPKEDNLSNQNLETNSLNSDVSSESSDSSEELSPTIKFTSEPISDVLPSSGNLSSSVTSTPPSSPELSKEPSPPPLWNGMPSELHSGKIRTGSVGKTVEKGSPASGEASPDGRRRIHRCDFNGCRKVYTKSSHLKAHQRTHTGEKPYRCSWEGCEWRFARSDELTRHFRKHTGAKPFKCTHCDRCFSRSDHLALHMKRHL from the exons ATGCCAGTGCACTTGGAAATGACATTCTTTGAAAGTCTA ACTTGCCTGGAGTTGGAACGATACCTCCAAAGCGAACCCTGTTACGTGTCAGCATCTGAATTTAAATTTGACAGAGAAGAGGATATCTGGACCAAAATTATTTTGGCTTGTGAGAAAAAGGAGGAATTGGATGCAAGAATTGCATTTATTCCAAAGGAGGACAATCTCAGCAACCAGAATTTAGAGACCAACAGCTTGAATTCTGATGTAAGCAGTGAGTCTTCGGATAGCTCTGAAGAACTTTCACCTACAATTAAGTTTACCTCAGAACCAATAAGTGATGTTTTGCCCAGTTCAGGAAATTTAAGTTCATCAGTCACTTCTACTCCGCCATCATCCCCAGAGCTGAGCAAGgagccttcccctcctcctctatgGAATGGTATGCCCAGCGAATTgcattcggggaaaattcgtacTGGTTCTGTTGGAAAGACTGTGGAAAAAGGTAGCCCAGCCAGCGGGGAGGCGTCACCTGATGGCAGGAGACGTATCCACAGGTGTGATTTCAATGGCTGTAGGAAAGTTTACACCAAAAGTTCACACCTGAAAGCACATCAACGCACTCATACAG GAGAAAAGCCTTACAGATGTTCATGGGAAGGGTGCGAGTGGCGTTTTGCAAGGAGTGACGAGTTGACCAGGCACTTCAGAAAGCACACTGGTGCCAAGCCTTTTAAGTGCACTCACTGTGACAG GTGTTTTTCCAGGTCCGACCACCTGGCCCTTCACATGAAGAGACACCTCTGA